TTGGCCCCGGCGATGCGGAGCGCGCGCATCGCCCGTACCGCATCGGGCAGGCGTTCCCGCGCCACGTCAAAGGCGAGGTACACGGCATCCACGCCCAGGGCCCTGAGGGCCGCCGTCTGCATCGCTGGGGAGAGGCTGTGCGCCACCGGCGTGCCGAAGAGAGCGTAGAGACGAGTTTCCGCACCTATTTCGACCATCTCAGCCTTCCTGCCCTCCGGGGATCGCATCGGACCCCCGATGCGGAACACGCGGGTTTCTCACATCGGAGGCGAAAAAAGGCGACACAACTGTGGCGAAAGTTTGAAAACATCCGCGAACCCCTTGCCGCTACCTACCCATTATGCCATACTTGTGGCGAAACCCACAATTCAAGCGGCGGACGTACGCCCCTCCGAGCCGGTGGTCCTACGGGAGGAACTTCCTCCTATGGCAGCCGGCCTGGGCTTCGGCCCACGGGGTATATCCGGAAACGGGTATGCCTTCCCCTCGGTGTAGAAGGAGGCGGCGGGTTCCGGTGGTCTCTGTGTGCGCAGACGGGAAGTGCGCTCGGGATCCCGATACCCTGCCGGTTCCGGCAGGGTTTTTCGTTTTCGCCTCGAAACCCCGTGGGGTTGAAGGCCCGTGCCCGGGTCGGAAATTTCTTTCCAAAACGCCGGATCCGGAGGTGCGCCGCACGCCACATGCCGAAAAGGGGGTACGCCGGAGTGACCCAAAGACCGCAAGCGAGAAAACCCCGGACACGGGCGTATGCGGCGATTCTCGCCCTCTCGCTCTTCGCCTTCCTCGCCGGATGCGCGGCGAAGGGCGCGGCCGGACCGGGAGAAGGAACGCAAGCGGCGACACCTCCTGCCAAGACCACGCTCACCGTATTTGCAGGGGCGGGACTCAAAGACGCGCTGGAGAAGCTCGGGGCGGAATATACGGCCAAACACCCCAACGTACACGTGGAGTACAACTTCGGAGCGGCGGGACAGCTCTACCAGCAAATCGAGGCGGGGGGAACGGCGGACGTCTTCGTCGCGCCGGGGAAAAAGGAGATCGACGCCCTCGCGGACGCGGGGAAACTCCTCCCCACCGACCTCGGCACGGTGGTGAGCGTAGCGACCAATGAGATCGTCCTCGTCGGCGCAAAGGGCGGAAAACCCGCAACGTTTAAGGATCTTCCCCAAGCCCTCGGGGACAAGGGAAAGCTCGCCTTGGGCGAGCCCAAAAGCGTTCCGGTCGGACGCTACGCCGAACAGGCCCTCAAGGCCGCGGGCGTCTGGGACGCCGTGAAGGACCGCATCGTCTACGCCCAGACCGTGCGCCAAGTCCTCGCCTACGTGGAGAGCGGCGAGGCGAACTACGGAATCGTCTACGCCTCCGACGCCAAGGTGTCCGACAAGGTGGAGATCGTCGACCGGGCGAAGCCGGAGTGGCACGACGCGATCCACTTCTACGCCGGCGTTCTCAAGGACGCCCCGCATCCTTCGGAGGCAAAGGACTTCCTCGCCTTCCTCCTCACGCCGGAGGCGCAAAAGACGTTCGAGGCGTACGGGTTTTCTCCGGGGAAGGGCAAACTCCGCTGACGAGATGCCGATCCTACCAAAGAGGTACCTAAGACCTTAGCACTCTCCGTGCGGTACACGAACTACGGGCGGAAGGAGGTACCGGCGGTGCGCCCGGAAATCCTCGAACCCCTCCTCCTTTCCATGAAGGTCTCCCTCCTCGCTACGGGCATCGACGTCCTCCTTGCCGTTCCCCTCGCCCGCATCCTCGCCCGCCGGACGTTTCCCGGCGCCTCCCTCTTACACACGCTTTTCCTCCTCCCCATGGTGCTCCCCCCGACCGTCCTCGGCTACCTCCTCCTCCTCCTCGTCTCGAAAAAGGGACCCGTGGGCGCACCCTTGTACCACGCCTTCGGCGTGGAACTCGTCTTCCAGTGGACGGGAGCCCTCTTGGCCGCCTCCGTCGTCGCCTTCCCCCTCCTCTACCAAGGAGCGTTGGCTGCCTTTCGGAGCGTCGACCCACGCTACGAAGCGGTAGCCCGCACTCTGGGCCGCGGCCCCCTGTACGTCTTCTTCACGATCACACTGCCCTTGGCGTGGCCGCAGCTCCTCGCGGGCGTCGCCCTCGCCTTCGCCCGCGCTTTGGGAGATTTCGGCACGACCCTCATGCTCGCCGGCTACATCCCCGGACGCACGGTCACCCTCCCCCTGGGGATCTACTTTGCTGTGGCCAACGGGGAAAACGACGTCGCCGCGGTGATGACCGGCCTCCTCTTCACCTTTAGCATCGCCACCCTCCTCGGCATTCAGTGGCTCACGCGGCGGCAAGGGACGCCCTTCCTCTCCACGGGGTGACCACGAGCCGAACGACCCTCCCGCGGAGGTGAAACCGTGCTCTACGTGGACGTGGAAAAGCGGCTCGCGGAGTTTTCCCTCGTCGTACGCCACGCGTTTCCCCCGGGGATCACGGCCGTCTTCGGGCCCTCCGGATCGGGGAAGTCCACACTTCTTAACCTGATTGCCGGGCTCCTCCTCCCCGACCGTGGGACGATCCGCCTCGGCGAGCGAGTGTTCGTGGGGGAGGGTACGAAGCCTCT
This is a stretch of genomic DNA from Brockia lithotrophica. It encodes these proteins:
- the modA gene encoding molybdate ABC transporter substrate-binding protein, producing MTQRPQARKPRTRAYAAILALSLFAFLAGCAAKGAAGPGEGTQAATPPAKTTLTVFAGAGLKDALEKLGAEYTAKHPNVHVEYNFGAAGQLYQQIEAGGTADVFVAPGKKEIDALADAGKLLPTDLGTVVSVATNEIVLVGAKGGKPATFKDLPQALGDKGKLALGEPKSVPVGRYAEQALKAAGVWDAVKDRIVYAQTVRQVLAYVESGEANYGIVYASDAKVSDKVEIVDRAKPEWHDAIHFYAGVLKDAPHPSEAKDFLAFLLTPEAQKTFEAYGFSPGKGKLR
- the modB gene encoding molybdate ABC transporter permease subunit, producing the protein MRPEILEPLLLSMKVSLLATGIDVLLAVPLARILARRTFPGASLLHTLFLLPMVLPPTVLGYLLLLLVSKKGPVGAPLYHAFGVELVFQWTGALLAASVVAFPLLYQGALAAFRSVDPRYEAVARTLGRGPLYVFFTITLPLAWPQLLAGVALAFARALGDFGTTLMLAGYIPGRTVTLPLGIYFAVANGENDVAAVMTGLLFTFSIATLLGIQWLTRRQGTPFLSTG